A region from the Hylaeus volcanicus isolate JK05 chromosome 6, UHH_iyHylVolc1.0_haploid, whole genome shotgun sequence genome encodes:
- the LOC128878059 gene encoding serrate RNA effector molecule homolog isoform X2, giving the protein MGDSDDEYDRKRRDKFRGERTESYSREGRRDDRRRDDWVDRNYFREWSSRPRQRPDYREYRGGGGGGRDRYSPARSQEMAPPMKRMRTDWDDRPRYGHDYYGGGGGGGGGGAASWGPDHYGPPHHGNHHYGNHGNSSSREVAGNFSNSNIETQPPMMTFKAFLGTQEDTITDEEAIKRYNEYKLEFRRQQLNEFFVAHKDEEWFKIKYHPEESVKRKDEQVSALKKRVEVFLEMLEMEEIDKVSVDADQADALLHLLDAVVIKLEGGTEEDLQVLDVKPTNPILSKDTTRDKEDTKNKASTEKKLENSDANKTDETSRTEKTFKNGESVETEMKSAEKDENGSVEEAEKPEDSIEDAKKEDDVEETGKTEEVNTKKRKRTDSNSSSSSSSSSSSSSGSDSNKPDTPKEETTVTEKTDASNENEEARDAKEKDQEAKTDGELPEPKKSTMEPEAVIDLASEDKEKEPRALHRTSSIFLRNLAPTITKAEVEAMCKRFPGFLRVAIADPQPERRWFRRGWVSFERQVNIKEICWSLNNIRLRDCELGAIVNRDLSRRIRTVNGLTSHKQIVRHDIKLSAKIVHNLDNRVGLWNEDKKDDHVSKKDEDNKENRSTQSARDVEQAAFGLSSKNPVLKNITDYLIEEASAEEEELLGMSGDQEEGQLGGDGDGPIERDPTLVKVLDRLILYLRIVHSVDYYNHCEYPNEDEMPNRCGIMHVRGSPPTAKVSSTELSEYCRSFESKMSAFLQPVATLSQEEFDKLGAKNAEAEVEKFVQANTQELSKDKWLCPLSGKKFKGPDFIRKHIFNKHAEKVAEVKAEAEYFNNYLKDPKRPQLPEHPGNKAPPREGIREGFNPYGCSTFGSYGGSGYGGSRGGYGSSYGGGFGGGFGMPRPSRGGFNRGRGGGGDFRPVIHYRDLDAPREPDEFL; this is encoded by the exons ATGGGGGACTCTGACGATGAGTAcgatagaaaaagaagagacaaATTTAGAGGAGAGAGAACAGAGTCGTATTCCAGAGAGGGTCGTAGAGATGATCGGAGACGAGACGATTGGGTTGACAG GAATTATTTTAGAGAGTGGTCCAGTCGCCCTAGACAACGCCCAGACTACAGGGAGTATCGTGGTGGTGGAGGTGGCGGAcgagatagatatagtccagcAAGATCACAAGAAATGGCACCTCCGATGAAAAGAATGAGAACCGATTGGGACGATCGACCAAGATATGGACACGATTATtacggtggtggtggtggtggtggtggtggtggtgccGCTTCCTGGGGACCGGACCACTATGGGCCACCCCATCATGGCAATCATCACTATGGAAACCATGGTAACAGTAGCAG TCGAGAGGTGGCTGGCAACTTCAGCAATTCCAATATCGAAACCCAACCGCCAATGATGACATTCAAAGCGTTCCTCGGTACCCAAGAAGATACGATCACTGATGAAGAAGCTATTAAACGCtataacgaatacaaactGGAATTCAGGAGGCAACAATTGAATGAGTTCTTCGTTGCTCACAAGGATGAGGAATG gttcaaaataaaataccaccCGGAAGAATCAGTGAAGAGAAAAGATGAGCAAGTGTCAGCACTAAAG AAACGGGTTgaagtttttttggaaatgcTCGAAATGGAAGAGATAGACAAAGTTTCGGTAGACGCTGATCAAGCTGACGCCCTCCTACATTTGTTAGACGCAGTAGTCATTAAATTAGAGGGCGGTACCGAGGAGGATTTACAAGTTTTGGACGTGAAACCAACGAATCCAATTTTATCGAAGGACACAACTAGAGATAAAGaggatacaaaaaataaagctTCAACTGAAAAGAAACTTGAGAACAG TGACGCAAATAAAACGGACGAGACTTCGCGCACAGAGAAAACGTTTAAGAATGGAGAAAGCGTGGAGACCGAAATGAAAAGCGcagaaaaagatgaaaatggCTCCGTGGAGGAGGCTGAAAAACCTGAAGACAGTATAGAAGATGCGAAAAAGGAAGACGATGTAGAGGAGACAg GTAAGACGGAGGAAGTTAACACTAAAAAGAGGAAACGCACTGACAGCAACAgtagcagcagcagcagcagcagtaGTAGTAGTTCGTCTGGCAGCGACAGCAATAAACCTGACACgccaaaagaagaaacaa CTGTTACTGAGAAAACAGATGCCAGTAACGAGAACGAAGAAGCGCGAGATGCCAAAGAAAAGGACCAGGAGGCTAAAACCGATGGTGAATTACCAGAACCTAAAAAGTCTACGATGGAACCAGAAGCTGTGATCGATCTGGCCAGCGAAGACAAGGAGAAAGAACCTAGAGCCTTGCACAGAACTAGTAGCATCTTCCTTCGTAACTTGGCACCCACCATCACGAAAGCTGAAGTCGAGGCG ATGTGCAAACGCTTCCCTGGATTTCTACGAGTTGCAATAGCAGATCCCCAGCCAGAAAGAAGATGGTTCAGAAGAGGATGGGTGTCTTTCGAGAGACAAGTGAACATAAAAGAGATATGCTGGAGTTTGAACAATATTCGG CTTCGGGATTGTGAGCTGGGTGCCATAGTAAATCGGGACCTCTCGCGTCGCATCCGTACAGTGAACGGTTTGACGTCCCACAAACAGATAGTTCGACATGACATCAAACTGAGCGCCAAGATCGTTCACAACTTGGACAACAGGGTCGGTCTGTGGAACGAAGATAAGAAGGATGACCATGTGTCCAAGAAAGATGAAGACAATAAAGAGAACAGAAGCACACAAAGTGCTCGCGACGTCGAGCAAGCG GCGTTTGGATTGTCCTCCAAGAATCCAGTATTGAAGAACATAACTGACTACCTGATAGAGGAAGCGTCAGCCGAGGAAGAAGAATTATTAGGAATGTCCGGTGATCAAGAAGAAGGACAACTTGGAGGCGACGGAGATGGTCCGATTGAAAGAGACCCAACCCTCGTCAAG GTTTTGGACAGATTGATTCTCTATCTACGTATAGTTCACTCAGTCGACTACTACAACCACTGCGAGTATCCAAACGAAGACGAAATGCCCAACAGATGCGGTATAATGCACGTCAGAGGATCCCCTCCGACCGCCAAGGTGTCTAGTACAGAATTATCGGAGTACTGTCGCAGCTTTGAGAGCAAAATGTCTGCTTTTCTGCAGCCAGTTGCTACTCTATCTCAGGAAGAATTTGATAAACTAGGCGCTAAAAATGCTGAAGC TGAGGTGGAAAAATTCGTTCAAGCCAATACCCAGGAGTTGTCAAAAGATAAATGGTTGTGCCCGCTCAGCGGAAAGAAGTTCAAAGGACCAGATTTCATccgaaaacatattttcaacaaacatGCTGAAAAGGTTGCTGAGGTAAAGGCGGAGGCGGAATACTTCAACAACTATCTGAAGGACCCGAAGAGGCCACAGCTTCCTGAGCATCCTGGGAACAAGGCACCGCCCAGAGAAGGCATACGCGAGGGATTCAATCCCTACGGTTGCTCTAC GTTTGGAAGTTATGGCGGAAGCGGTTACGGTGGTAGCAGAGGAGGGTACGGGTCGAGCTATGGCGGAGGATTCGGCGGAGGTTTTGGAATGCCGCGTCCCAGTCGTGGTGGTTTCAATAGAGGACG TGGCGGTGGAGGAGACTTCCGACCAGTCATTCATTATCGCGATCTCGACGCACCAAGAGAGCCGGACGAATTCTTATAA
- the LOC128878059 gene encoding serrate RNA effector molecule homolog isoform X3, with translation MGDSDDEYDRKRRDKFRGERTESYSREGRRDDRRRDDWVDSRNYFREWSSRPRQRPDYREYRGGGGGGRDRYSPARSQEMAPPMKRMRTDWDDRPRYGHDYYGGGGGGGGGGAASWGPDHYGPPHHGNHHYGNHGNSSSREVAGNFSNSNIETQPPMMTFKAFLGTQEDTITDEEAIKRYNEYKLEFRRQQLNEFFVAHKDEEWFKIKYHPEESVKRKDEQVSALKKRVEVFLEMLEMEEIDKVSVDADQADALLHLLDAVVIKLEGGTEEDLQVLDVKPTNPILSKDTTRDKEDTKNKASTEKKLENSDANKTDETSRTEKTFKNGESVETEMKSAEKDENGSVEEAEKPEDSIEDAKKEDDVEETGKTEEVNTKKRKRTDSNSSSSSSSSSSSSSGSDSNKPDTPKEETTVTEKTDASNENEEARDAKEKDQEAKTDGELPEPKKSTMEPEAVIDLASEDKEKEPRALHRTSSIFLRNLAPTITKAEVEAMCKRFPGFLRVAIADPQPERRWFRRGWVSFERQVNIKEICWSLNNIRLRDCELGAIVNRDLSRRIRTVNGLTSHKQIVRHDIKLSAKIVHNLDNRVGLWNEDKKDDHVSKKDEDNKENRSTQSARDVEQAAFGLSSKNPVLKNITDYLIEEASAEEEELLGMSGDQEEGQLGGDGDGPIERDPTLVKVLDRLILYLRIVHSVDYYNHCEYPNEDEMPNRCGIMHVRGSPPTAKVSSTELSEYCRSFESKMSAFLQPVATLSQEEFDKLGAKNAEAEVEKFVQANTQELSKDKWLCPLSGKKFKGPDFIRKHIFNKHAEKVAEVKAEAEYFNNYLKDPKRPQLPEHPGNKAPPREGIREGFNPYGCSTFGSYGGSGYGGSRGGYGSSYGGGFGGGFGMPRPSRGGFNRGRAAPDSTSRPLVSYNDLDQLDMDMF, from the exons ATGGGGGACTCTGACGATGAGTAcgatagaaaaagaagagacaaATTTAGAGGAGAGAGAACAGAGTCGTATTCCAGAGAGGGTCGTAGAGATGATCGGAGACGAGACGATTGGGTTGACAG TAGGAATTATTTTAGAGAGTGGTCCAGTCGCCCTAGACAACGCCCAGACTACAGGGAGTATCGTGGTGGTGGAGGTGGCGGAcgagatagatatagtccagcAAGATCACAAGAAATGGCACCTCCGATGAAAAGAATGAGAACCGATTGGGACGATCGACCAAGATATGGACACGATTATtacggtggtggtggtggtggtggtggtggtggtgccGCTTCCTGGGGACCGGACCACTATGGGCCACCCCATCATGGCAATCATCACTATGGAAACCATGGTAACAGTAGCAG TCGAGAGGTGGCTGGCAACTTCAGCAATTCCAATATCGAAACCCAACCGCCAATGATGACATTCAAAGCGTTCCTCGGTACCCAAGAAGATACGATCACTGATGAAGAAGCTATTAAACGCtataacgaatacaaactGGAATTCAGGAGGCAACAATTGAATGAGTTCTTCGTTGCTCACAAGGATGAGGAATG gttcaaaataaaataccaccCGGAAGAATCAGTGAAGAGAAAAGATGAGCAAGTGTCAGCACTAAAG AAACGGGTTgaagtttttttggaaatgcTCGAAATGGAAGAGATAGACAAAGTTTCGGTAGACGCTGATCAAGCTGACGCCCTCCTACATTTGTTAGACGCAGTAGTCATTAAATTAGAGGGCGGTACCGAGGAGGATTTACAAGTTTTGGACGTGAAACCAACGAATCCAATTTTATCGAAGGACACAACTAGAGATAAAGaggatacaaaaaataaagctTCAACTGAAAAGAAACTTGAGAACAG TGACGCAAATAAAACGGACGAGACTTCGCGCACAGAGAAAACGTTTAAGAATGGAGAAAGCGTGGAGACCGAAATGAAAAGCGcagaaaaagatgaaaatggCTCCGTGGAGGAGGCTGAAAAACCTGAAGACAGTATAGAAGATGCGAAAAAGGAAGACGATGTAGAGGAGACAg GTAAGACGGAGGAAGTTAACACTAAAAAGAGGAAACGCACTGACAGCAACAgtagcagcagcagcagcagcagtaGTAGTAGTTCGTCTGGCAGCGACAGCAATAAACCTGACACgccaaaagaagaaacaa CTGTTACTGAGAAAACAGATGCCAGTAACGAGAACGAAGAAGCGCGAGATGCCAAAGAAAAGGACCAGGAGGCTAAAACCGATGGTGAATTACCAGAACCTAAAAAGTCTACGATGGAACCAGAAGCTGTGATCGATCTGGCCAGCGAAGACAAGGAGAAAGAACCTAGAGCCTTGCACAGAACTAGTAGCATCTTCCTTCGTAACTTGGCACCCACCATCACGAAAGCTGAAGTCGAGGCG ATGTGCAAACGCTTCCCTGGATTTCTACGAGTTGCAATAGCAGATCCCCAGCCAGAAAGAAGATGGTTCAGAAGAGGATGGGTGTCTTTCGAGAGACAAGTGAACATAAAAGAGATATGCTGGAGTTTGAACAATATTCGG CTTCGGGATTGTGAGCTGGGTGCCATAGTAAATCGGGACCTCTCGCGTCGCATCCGTACAGTGAACGGTTTGACGTCCCACAAACAGATAGTTCGACATGACATCAAACTGAGCGCCAAGATCGTTCACAACTTGGACAACAGGGTCGGTCTGTGGAACGAAGATAAGAAGGATGACCATGTGTCCAAGAAAGATGAAGACAATAAAGAGAACAGAAGCACACAAAGTGCTCGCGACGTCGAGCAAGCG GCGTTTGGATTGTCCTCCAAGAATCCAGTATTGAAGAACATAACTGACTACCTGATAGAGGAAGCGTCAGCCGAGGAAGAAGAATTATTAGGAATGTCCGGTGATCAAGAAGAAGGACAACTTGGAGGCGACGGAGATGGTCCGATTGAAAGAGACCCAACCCTCGTCAAG GTTTTGGACAGATTGATTCTCTATCTACGTATAGTTCACTCAGTCGACTACTACAACCACTGCGAGTATCCAAACGAAGACGAAATGCCCAACAGATGCGGTATAATGCACGTCAGAGGATCCCCTCCGACCGCCAAGGTGTCTAGTACAGAATTATCGGAGTACTGTCGCAGCTTTGAGAGCAAAATGTCTGCTTTTCTGCAGCCAGTTGCTACTCTATCTCAGGAAGAATTTGATAAACTAGGCGCTAAAAATGCTGAAGC TGAGGTGGAAAAATTCGTTCAAGCCAATACCCAGGAGTTGTCAAAAGATAAATGGTTGTGCCCGCTCAGCGGAAAGAAGTTCAAAGGACCAGATTTCATccgaaaacatattttcaacaaacatGCTGAAAAGGTTGCTGAGGTAAAGGCGGAGGCGGAATACTTCAACAACTATCTGAAGGACCCGAAGAGGCCACAGCTTCCTGAGCATCCTGGGAACAAGGCACCGCCCAGAGAAGGCATACGCGAGGGATTCAATCCCTACGGTTGCTCTAC GTTTGGAAGTTATGGCGGAAGCGGTTACGGTGGTAGCAGAGGAGGGTACGGGTCGAGCTATGGCGGAGGATTCGGCGGAGGTTTTGGAATGCCGCGTCCCAGTCGTGGTGGTTTCAATAGAGGACG GGCTGCTCCGGACTCAACCTCGAGGCCTCTTGTTAGTTATAATGACTTGGACCAGCTAGACATGGACATGTTCTAA
- the LOC128878059 gene encoding serrate RNA effector molecule homolog isoform X1 gives MGDSDDEYDRKRRDKFRGERTESYSREGRRDDRRRDDWVDSRNYFREWSSRPRQRPDYREYRGGGGGGRDRYSPARSQEMAPPMKRMRTDWDDRPRYGHDYYGGGGGGGGGGAASWGPDHYGPPHHGNHHYGNHGNSSSREVAGNFSNSNIETQPPMMTFKAFLGTQEDTITDEEAIKRYNEYKLEFRRQQLNEFFVAHKDEEWFKIKYHPEESVKRKDEQVSALKKRVEVFLEMLEMEEIDKVSVDADQADALLHLLDAVVIKLEGGTEEDLQVLDVKPTNPILSKDTTRDKEDTKNKASTEKKLENSDANKTDETSRTEKTFKNGESVETEMKSAEKDENGSVEEAEKPEDSIEDAKKEDDVEETGKTEEVNTKKRKRTDSNSSSSSSSSSSSSSGSDSNKPDTPKEETTVTEKTDASNENEEARDAKEKDQEAKTDGELPEPKKSTMEPEAVIDLASEDKEKEPRALHRTSSIFLRNLAPTITKAEVEAMCKRFPGFLRVAIADPQPERRWFRRGWVSFERQVNIKEICWSLNNIRLRDCELGAIVNRDLSRRIRTVNGLTSHKQIVRHDIKLSAKIVHNLDNRVGLWNEDKKDDHVSKKDEDNKENRSTQSARDVEQAAFGLSSKNPVLKNITDYLIEEASAEEEELLGMSGDQEEGQLGGDGDGPIERDPTLVKVLDRLILYLRIVHSVDYYNHCEYPNEDEMPNRCGIMHVRGSPPTAKVSSTELSEYCRSFESKMSAFLQPVATLSQEEFDKLGAKNAEAEVEKFVQANTQELSKDKWLCPLSGKKFKGPDFIRKHIFNKHAEKVAEVKAEAEYFNNYLKDPKRPQLPEHPGNKAPPREGIREGFNPYGCSTFGSYGGSGYGGSRGGYGSSYGGGFGGGFGMPRPSRGGFNRGRGGGGDFRPVIHYRDLDAPREPDEFL, from the exons ATGGGGGACTCTGACGATGAGTAcgatagaaaaagaagagacaaATTTAGAGGAGAGAGAACAGAGTCGTATTCCAGAGAGGGTCGTAGAGATGATCGGAGACGAGACGATTGGGTTGACAG TAGGAATTATTTTAGAGAGTGGTCCAGTCGCCCTAGACAACGCCCAGACTACAGGGAGTATCGTGGTGGTGGAGGTGGCGGAcgagatagatatagtccagcAAGATCACAAGAAATGGCACCTCCGATGAAAAGAATGAGAACCGATTGGGACGATCGACCAAGATATGGACACGATTATtacggtggtggtggtggtggtggtggtggtggtgccGCTTCCTGGGGACCGGACCACTATGGGCCACCCCATCATGGCAATCATCACTATGGAAACCATGGTAACAGTAGCAG TCGAGAGGTGGCTGGCAACTTCAGCAATTCCAATATCGAAACCCAACCGCCAATGATGACATTCAAAGCGTTCCTCGGTACCCAAGAAGATACGATCACTGATGAAGAAGCTATTAAACGCtataacgaatacaaactGGAATTCAGGAGGCAACAATTGAATGAGTTCTTCGTTGCTCACAAGGATGAGGAATG gttcaaaataaaataccaccCGGAAGAATCAGTGAAGAGAAAAGATGAGCAAGTGTCAGCACTAAAG AAACGGGTTgaagtttttttggaaatgcTCGAAATGGAAGAGATAGACAAAGTTTCGGTAGACGCTGATCAAGCTGACGCCCTCCTACATTTGTTAGACGCAGTAGTCATTAAATTAGAGGGCGGTACCGAGGAGGATTTACAAGTTTTGGACGTGAAACCAACGAATCCAATTTTATCGAAGGACACAACTAGAGATAAAGaggatacaaaaaataaagctTCAACTGAAAAGAAACTTGAGAACAG TGACGCAAATAAAACGGACGAGACTTCGCGCACAGAGAAAACGTTTAAGAATGGAGAAAGCGTGGAGACCGAAATGAAAAGCGcagaaaaagatgaaaatggCTCCGTGGAGGAGGCTGAAAAACCTGAAGACAGTATAGAAGATGCGAAAAAGGAAGACGATGTAGAGGAGACAg GTAAGACGGAGGAAGTTAACACTAAAAAGAGGAAACGCACTGACAGCAACAgtagcagcagcagcagcagcagtaGTAGTAGTTCGTCTGGCAGCGACAGCAATAAACCTGACACgccaaaagaagaaacaa CTGTTACTGAGAAAACAGATGCCAGTAACGAGAACGAAGAAGCGCGAGATGCCAAAGAAAAGGACCAGGAGGCTAAAACCGATGGTGAATTACCAGAACCTAAAAAGTCTACGATGGAACCAGAAGCTGTGATCGATCTGGCCAGCGAAGACAAGGAGAAAGAACCTAGAGCCTTGCACAGAACTAGTAGCATCTTCCTTCGTAACTTGGCACCCACCATCACGAAAGCTGAAGTCGAGGCG ATGTGCAAACGCTTCCCTGGATTTCTACGAGTTGCAATAGCAGATCCCCAGCCAGAAAGAAGATGGTTCAGAAGAGGATGGGTGTCTTTCGAGAGACAAGTGAACATAAAAGAGATATGCTGGAGTTTGAACAATATTCGG CTTCGGGATTGTGAGCTGGGTGCCATAGTAAATCGGGACCTCTCGCGTCGCATCCGTACAGTGAACGGTTTGACGTCCCACAAACAGATAGTTCGACATGACATCAAACTGAGCGCCAAGATCGTTCACAACTTGGACAACAGGGTCGGTCTGTGGAACGAAGATAAGAAGGATGACCATGTGTCCAAGAAAGATGAAGACAATAAAGAGAACAGAAGCACACAAAGTGCTCGCGACGTCGAGCAAGCG GCGTTTGGATTGTCCTCCAAGAATCCAGTATTGAAGAACATAACTGACTACCTGATAGAGGAAGCGTCAGCCGAGGAAGAAGAATTATTAGGAATGTCCGGTGATCAAGAAGAAGGACAACTTGGAGGCGACGGAGATGGTCCGATTGAAAGAGACCCAACCCTCGTCAAG GTTTTGGACAGATTGATTCTCTATCTACGTATAGTTCACTCAGTCGACTACTACAACCACTGCGAGTATCCAAACGAAGACGAAATGCCCAACAGATGCGGTATAATGCACGTCAGAGGATCCCCTCCGACCGCCAAGGTGTCTAGTACAGAATTATCGGAGTACTGTCGCAGCTTTGAGAGCAAAATGTCTGCTTTTCTGCAGCCAGTTGCTACTCTATCTCAGGAAGAATTTGATAAACTAGGCGCTAAAAATGCTGAAGC TGAGGTGGAAAAATTCGTTCAAGCCAATACCCAGGAGTTGTCAAAAGATAAATGGTTGTGCCCGCTCAGCGGAAAGAAGTTCAAAGGACCAGATTTCATccgaaaacatattttcaacaaacatGCTGAAAAGGTTGCTGAGGTAAAGGCGGAGGCGGAATACTTCAACAACTATCTGAAGGACCCGAAGAGGCCACAGCTTCCTGAGCATCCTGGGAACAAGGCACCGCCCAGAGAAGGCATACGCGAGGGATTCAATCCCTACGGTTGCTCTAC GTTTGGAAGTTATGGCGGAAGCGGTTACGGTGGTAGCAGAGGAGGGTACGGGTCGAGCTATGGCGGAGGATTCGGCGGAGGTTTTGGAATGCCGCGTCCCAGTCGTGGTGGTTTCAATAGAGGACG TGGCGGTGGAGGAGACTTCCGACCAGTCATTCATTATCGCGATCTCGACGCACCAAGAGAGCCGGACGAATTCTTATAA